From Spartinivicinus poritis:
GCTTAAAGAACGACTGGATTTTGAAGGTAGAGCAACCTAACCCTCCTTTAAAGTACAAGAACTCGTCTAGAAATATCCTGCTTTTCAATAACTTGGTAACCTTCATTAAGCAAGCGTTTACGATGCCAGCCGTTATAAAAAAACGACCAAGCTAAAACTAAACAAAATCCTACAAAGTGATCTAATGGGTGAGGATAATAGCCTCTTATAAGACCTACAATTACACAAAAGCCAATAACAGTAAGTACACTAATAAGCAAGAGAATAATGCCTGGAAAATCCCTTCTGAAGAACAACATTGGAAGAGGCCCAAAAAAGAACACTGTGTATGATACCCCATCATAGGCTTTAACTATTTTGCCTTGATCAGACTTAAGCAAGTATTGGTTATCTGCCATATCGACTACTCATCAAACAGCTTTATTTATATAGTGTAGCAGTTTGCTCATTTTACAAAGACTAAAAAGTCTCGCTGGATGGGGTTTAGTGCCCATTTCCTTTTTAATTGCTTCTTTGATCTCTTCTCCTTATTTTTCGACGAGCTTATCTGTATCAGAGCTTTAAATTCAGCCGTCTGACCAAGCCCTCAATCCAGTTAATCAGGATTCACCTAAATCTAATCAACATGGCTATCAACAGCCTTACCCACAGATTTTGTGGATAAAAACTAGTCTGTCTGTTCATGCTTGTAATTCTTACAATGAATGCGTGACGAAATCACGTTTAATCTAAAATTTGCTTCACGCAACCAGTAACATCAGTGTTCAGGTAAGCCCCTTATAGCAAGGGGCCACTTTTATCAGCTTCTTTCATTAATACTTGATCAACCCATTTATTTAAACTAAGCCCAGACTCTTTAGCTGCAGCCATAAACACGCCGTGATGCTCTGGTGTAGTCCTAACTAAAAACTCACCACTAAATGGTGTGCTAGGCTCACGCCCAATACTTTTGCAAAACTCTATATGAGTATCAATAGAACGTTTCATTTCCAGCTTAATATCTTTGACGTTCTCAGCCTCAAATGTGATGACATCACGAGTATTTGTGATTTGCCCGTGTAATACCTCTGCTTCTTCATCATAAGTGACAGAGGCAATGTAGCCTTTGTAACTAATCATGGTTTAACTCCAGCCTGCTCTAAAAACCGTTTAGCAGATTCAACCGCACCCTTGCAGGCTTCCTTTTCAGGATGGGGTCGGTGGAAAGTGGCTACCTCATCATTCAATACCACATGAACACGAGAACCAGCACCTTCATGAATCTCACCACCTGCCGCCTTAAACAGCGCCTCAATATCACGCCAAGCAATGCTTGATAGTGTTGGCTTTTGAAAAACACGCTGCAACGTACGCCGATGTCTATTATTCATACTTTTATGGTATCAAAAATTGATATCATATCAAGACTGCAAAATTCTGTTACACGGTCACAAGACCGGAAATTTGCTCTCCGCAATCAATAACACCAGTGTTCAGACAAGCAACTACAGTGGATTCAAGGTGGACAGCAAGCCGTGGCAAAAGATGATGGATAAGCTAGGACAGCTAAAGACTGCCCTTAAGCTTACCCACAACTTTTACTCACTCTGCCCACCTTACTCCTACAACCCTTAATAACAGATACCTACACAACAAAAGAAAACACCTACTTTTATCAATGGAGTAACAATAAGGTGCCATCTTTCTAAGGGGGGGGAATATATACAAGCAGAGCTAATGCCCCCTTTACCTTTTGTAATTTCACTCCAGTAGCGCTTAACAGTTCGAACTGACCTACCAGCTAGTTCAGCAATGGTTACTTGTGTGGCATTTAGGCCAGCCTCCATAAGCTTTTTCACTGCATCCAATAGTTGGTTAAGGGTCTGCTTCCGTCGTGTTTGCGCGGTTGTTTGTGCTGCTTCAGATTGAGCTTGTTTTACTTCTTCTGGTGAGAGTGGTGTTTTACTATTTTCAAACAAAAAGCTGCTATCAACGCCTAATAAGCGTTCTAAATAGTCAGCTACTGAATCTTTACGGTACTTGTAGTGCGTTTTACGGGCCGTACTGAGGTATTTGATAAGGCTGGTCTTTGGGTAACTTAATCAGCTCATCATTCAGCGTCAGAATGTCTTGAAAGGCATCTTCTTCGCTCGACTTCATGTGTCGTAGAGCGACATAGAGAATAAACGCTACGGAGTCACGCTTACCCTCTGGCACACCTGTCTTACGAAAATGGCTAAGCGTATGAAAGTAGATTTTTGCCCACCATTGGCCGATTGTGTGGCGGCCAGTGACTTTATTTTTATCACTTGGGCTTACTACAGCTGTAGCTTTCTTCTTAGGCAATACAGCAACTGTACTGCTTGCAACAGCCGGAACTGGCTGCTTATAAGACACATTAAGCGCTTGGGCTAAACCAGAAAACGAGTAAAAAGGGCCACCTATATAACCTTGGGTTAAGCGGCCTGACTTGCCGTGATAGGTGCCTATCATTCGCATTACACGGGCTGGATCGCGGCTAGCTCCCCAATCGACATGCCATAGCTCACTACCCGTCAACGCTTTACCTAACTTCGTGGTGATGTTGCGCCAGATATCTACACGCCACTTGTAAGCTTCTACACCTGCATAAATCCAATAAAGGTGTATACCGCCTGTGCCGGATAAAATATAACCAGTTGGTTCTGGTAAGCCTGCTTGTGTGATTTGGCTAAAGACTTCAGAGATAACTTTCAGCTCATCATCTTCCGAAAGGATCTCATGGCCTTTGGTGTCTATCTCCAACCAATTAGCGTGCAAGCTCGCTAGCTGCTTTGTATTCCGCCAATCAAAAAACTGATTCGGTGAGATAAACAAATCAACTGAGCAGCGTTTGCTATCTATCGAAGGTAAAAAGGCTTCAGCTTTGACTTTGAAATCTTGGATAGAAACAACAGGCTTTCCTGACTGTCGTGTGCCTGTCGCTTGCCAGGCTTTTTCCTTGATTCGTGGCGACCAAAGATAACGACAATAGGTTTCTTGCCCGACTCCTAACAGACGAGAGAAGTCAGCCGGGTAGACAGTCCTATGGTATTGACAGCTTAAAACTGCGCTCATAATGACAACGAGTAAGAAAAAATCTTACGAATTGATTGAGCGCAGACCAATAGACGCAAATCGCCTACAGATCAATATATATGGGGTATATGTGCACTTATGTATTGGAGGAGAAAATAAAAAATTCATCATAACGTGACCACTTTTTTTAGCCAAAGCTTGCCTAAAGGCCAGATCACGTATTACACTAAAAAGCACATCACCGCTTCGTTGTGTCTTTTACATGACATGACCGCCCAAAAAGCTCAAAACCTAGTGTTGCTCAAGCACTGGTTTTTTTTGGTTTTAGGGGTTTAGTTTTTGCTTTCGCCTATAAGTTAACCCTATAAGTTAACCCTTAAATTTAACCCTTAAATTCATTTCTTTTCTGTGACAATCAGACTTCACCT
This genomic window contains:
- a CDS encoding type II toxin-antitoxin system HicB family antitoxin, which translates into the protein MISYKGYIASVTYDEEAEVLHGQITNTRDVITFEAENVKDIKLEMKRSIDTHIEFCKSIGREPSTPFSGEFLVRTTPEHHGVFMAAAKESGLSLNKWVDQVLMKEADKSGPLL
- a CDS encoding type II toxin-antitoxin system HicA family toxin — its product is MNNRHRRTLQRVFQKPTLSSIAWRDIEALFKAAGGEIHEGAGSRVHVVLNDEVATFHRPHPEKEACKGAVESAKRFLEQAGVKP